In Bacillus sp. Cs-700, one genomic interval encodes:
- a CDS encoding spore coat protein, whose amino-acid sequence MSELKSVLSNGLKKENRNPLLDHLLSDVLKKHGVSENQLNLSLEQKQKIKDIFATIQKQVDQITK is encoded by the coding sequence TTGAGTGAATTGAAAAGTGTTCTTTCTAATGGGTTAAAAAAAGAAAATAGAAATCCTTTGTTGGATCATCTTTTATCAGATGTACTAAAAAAGCACGGGGTATCAGAAAATCAATTAAATTTATCACTTGAACAAAAACAAAAAATCAAGGATATTTTTGCAACCATTCAGAAACAGGTTGACCAAATCACAAAATAA
- the essB gene encoding type VII secretion protein EssB gives MANQEKPYLETQIDAKIMNDKETITFLFQKEKIKFDELTEVHFLSEIDTGIPNTIDMNEDEIRIQHMLPPSVSALPVILKEMTESERLASAYQLVQKVKDHRFKRLNLIICPDNLVLDQGLTPYFLHYGVKESLPPYEENSDRILEETRATVAAMMNPEQSFEQYLYYSDTLTLSSELKQVLQAKTLLDLQPIIHSQMKHLHKKEAEFIKVNKKKWKVSRYVLLGVSICLLPALLYSLYSLFLLQPKQENIVQAQENFLTNEYSEVVNSLQSYEIEDIPKVTQYQLALSYIINESLTDDQKESVRNTISLQSDPRYYEYWIHIGRGEAEQALEIARYLEDRDLLMYGILKRKEQVKADSELESEKKQQMINELEQEFEEYESEIEEQQKEEQEEQEAQQETTTEEKPEEKQQDEQKKEEK, from the coding sequence ATGGCAAATCAAGAGAAACCCTATCTTGAAACTCAAATAGATGCAAAGATTATGAACGATAAAGAAACAATTACGTTTCTTTTTCAAAAAGAAAAAATCAAATTTGATGAGTTAACAGAAGTTCATTTTCTAAGTGAAATCGATACTGGCATCCCCAACACTATTGATATGAATGAAGATGAGATAAGAATACAGCACATGCTTCCACCTTCCGTTTCCGCTCTTCCAGTAATCCTTAAGGAGATGACTGAAAGCGAGCGTCTCGCTAGTGCTTATCAACTAGTGCAAAAAGTAAAGGATCATCGCTTCAAGCGTCTTAACTTAATTATTTGTCCTGATAACCTTGTATTAGATCAAGGTTTGACGCCATATTTTTTACATTACGGTGTAAAGGAAAGTCTTCCACCGTACGAGGAAAATTCTGATCGTATTCTTGAGGAAACACGAGCCACTGTCGCAGCTATGATGAATCCAGAGCAATCATTTGAACAATACCTTTATTACTCTGACACGCTCACACTGTCATCAGAACTAAAACAGGTGCTTCAAGCAAAAACACTTCTTGATCTTCAGCCAATTATTCATTCCCAAATGAAACATTTACATAAAAAAGAAGCTGAATTCATTAAAGTAAATAAAAAGAAGTGGAAGGTAAGTCGCTATGTTCTCCTCGGCGTTTCCATTTGTTTACTCCCAGCATTACTTTACTCCCTTTACTCTTTGTTTCTTCTTCAACCAAAACAAGAGAATATTGTTCAGGCACAGGAGAACTTTTTAACAAATGAGTATAGTGAAGTGGTGAATTCGCTTCAATCTTATGAAATTGAAGATATTCCAAAAGTGACACAATATCAGCTCGCCCTCTCTTATATCATCAATGAGTCTCTTACAGATGACCAAAAAGAAAGCGTGCGTAACACGATCTCCCTTCAATCTGATCCAAGGTATTATGAATATTGGATCCATATTGGACGCGGTGAAGCAGAACAAGCACTCGAAATCGCACGTTATTTAGAAGATCGCGACTTGTTAATGTACGGCATTTTAAAGCGTAAGGAACAGGTAAAAGCTGATTCTGAGCTAGAGAGCGAGAAGAAACAACAGATGATCAATGAGTTAGAGCAAGAATTTGAAGAATATGAGAGTGAAATAGAAGAACAGCAGAAAGAAGAGCAAGAGGAGCAAGAAGCCCAGCAGGAAACAACTACTGAAGAAAAGCCAGAAGAGAAGCAGCAAGATGAACAGAAAAAAGAAGAAAAATAG
- a CDS encoding FMN-dependent NADH-azoreductase: MANVLFIKANSRPIDQSVSVKLYHTFLESYQKSHPNDTITELDLFKENLPYYDINQINGMFKLSKQLELTEEEVVATEQVNHYLNQFLEADKIVIAFPLWNFTIPAVLHTYFDYLGQAGKTFRYTAEGPVGLLPEKKVALLNARGGVYSEGPAQASEMAVNYVKTLMNFWGIEDTTSIIIEGHNQYPDRAEEIIEDGLEKATSLAVGF; the protein is encoded by the coding sequence ATGGCTAATGTTTTATTTATCAAAGCAAACTCTCGTCCAATTGATCAATCGGTGAGTGTAAAGCTTTATCATACTTTCTTAGAAAGCTATCAAAAGTCACATCCTAACGACACAATCACAGAACTTGATCTATTTAAAGAAAACTTACCTTATTATGATATAAATCAAATTAATGGGATGTTTAAGTTATCTAAACAATTAGAGCTAACGGAAGAGGAAGTTGTTGCAACTGAACAAGTAAACCATTATTTAAATCAATTTCTTGAAGCAGACAAAATCGTCATTGCATTTCCACTATGGAATTTCACTATTCCAGCTGTCCTGCATACGTATTTCGACTATTTGGGTCAGGCAGGTAAAACGTTCCGTTACACCGCTGAAGGTCCAGTCGGATTATTACCTGAGAAAAAAGTTGCCCTGCTAAATGCCAGAGGTGGTGTTTACTCTGAAGGTCCTGCTCAAGCGTCTGAAATGGCCGTTAATTATGTTAAAACGCTCATGAATTTCTGGGGCATTGAGGATACAACAAGTATCATTATAGAAGGGCATAACCAATACCCTGATCGCGCTGAAGAAATTATTGAAGACGGTCTTGAAAAAGCAACATCACTAGCAGTAGGCTTTTAA
- a CDS encoding sodium:solute symporter family protein, with amino-acid sequence MLSSSVGYLLLLVFGVFFTGITFFMQRRRKQAMTAEQYSTAGRSVGVGLTSASIIAAWTWAATLMMSSSTGYQYGISGPYWYAAGACIQVLLFAIVAIQLKRRAPNAHTFLEFIGQRFDKKNHRLIMVFALMTNILVTAMVILGGAIALNSLTGMNLFVAAFLIPLTFTIYTMIGGLKASFVADYFNTIMIFLILTIFAVAIYVKFGTTPIYEGLQDLPSSTSMLTMASIPGLFFGMINIIGNFGAVFVDQAYWQRAIASKDSATSRAYIYGGIAWFSIPFAIATFLGVSAAGLGVPISTPDSVAPEMASYLLGSVGSILFLAMLFMAVMSTGAAELTAITNIVVTDIYRHSINPKASSQKLLKVSRKVTLSFGLMMGLLSILLFYVGISLGFVYMAMGIFVSGAVIPVTLGLLWKKATNEGTFYGALSGFILGVTAWMTSAYVMFGEVSVGSLGQLESMFFGNITVFIVSGVISVGHGLMANQEFDFDTLKDKFKSFDDEDFEEEEEIRLERAAR; translated from the coding sequence ATGTTATCATCCAGTGTTGGTTATCTGTTGCTTTTAGTCTTTGGAGTGTTTTTTACGGGTATTACGTTTTTCATGCAGCGAAGACGAAAACAGGCGATGACGGCGGAGCAGTATAGTACCGCTGGTCGTAGCGTAGGTGTAGGGTTAACGAGCGCGTCAATTATTGCAGCATGGACGTGGGCGGCTACCTTAATGATGTCCTCTTCGACTGGGTATCAGTACGGGATAAGCGGACCTTATTGGTATGCTGCTGGTGCTTGTATTCAAGTTTTGCTGTTTGCGATTGTAGCCATACAATTGAAGCGTAGGGCACCAAATGCCCATACGTTTCTAGAATTTATCGGTCAGCGTTTTGATAAGAAAAATCACCGACTGATTATGGTCTTTGCTCTTATGACCAACATTTTAGTGACAGCGATGGTTATTCTCGGCGGAGCCATTGCTCTAAATTCCCTAACAGGTATGAATTTGTTTGTAGCAGCCTTTCTCATCCCCCTTACCTTCACGATCTACACCATGATTGGCGGATTAAAAGCTTCCTTTGTCGCTGATTACTTCAATACGATTATGATTTTTTTGATTCTTACCATTTTCGCAGTAGCGATCTACGTGAAATTTGGAACAACCCCCATCTATGAAGGACTTCAAGATCTTCCATCTTCTACATCAATGCTTACGATGGCTTCTATTCCTGGACTATTTTTCGGTATGATTAATATTATTGGTAACTTCGGTGCCGTTTTCGTTGATCAGGCCTACTGGCAGCGAGCGATTGCTAGTAAAGATAGTGCAACTTCACGAGCATACATATATGGCGGAATTGCCTGGTTTTCTATTCCTTTTGCGATTGCCACTTTCCTAGGTGTAAGTGCAGCTGGTCTTGGCGTGCCGATTAGTACTCCAGATTCCGTTGCGCCTGAAATGGCTTCCTATCTTCTTGGTAGTGTAGGGTCAATCCTTTTTCTCGCAATGCTATTTATGGCCGTAATGTCAACTGGAGCAGCAGAATTAACAGCTATTACGAATATTGTCGTCACAGACATTTACCGTCACTCGATCAATCCAAAAGCAAGTAGCCAAAAATTACTCAAAGTATCCCGAAAAGTAACGTTAAGCTTTGGACTAATGATGGGGCTTCTGTCTATTCTCCTTTTCTATGTAGGGATAAGTTTAGGGTTTGTGTATATGGCAATGGGCATCTTCGTAAGTGGAGCCGTTATTCCTGTAACGTTAGGGTTATTGTGGAAAAAAGCGACGAATGAAGGAACATTTTATGGAGCATTGTCTGGATTTATTCTTGGAGTAACAGCCTGGATGACGTCCGCATATGTAATGTTTGGAGAAGTGAGTGTTGGTTCGCTCGGACAGCTTGAATCGATGTTCTTTGGGAATATTACCGTGTTTATCGTAAGTGGTGTTATTTCTGTTGGACACGGACTAATGGCTAATCAAGAATTTGATTTTGATACATTGAAAGATAAATTTAAAAGCTTTGATGACGAAGACTTTGAAGAAGAGGAGGAGATTCGACTTGAACGAGCAGCTCGATAA
- a CDS encoding EsaB/YukD family protein: protein MYIEVTVDLHHYKKGRFLDLRLSNYHSVKKLIEIVCQTEQIPIPPDQTQWVRLANKHKVVAANERLIDAGIMTGDRIEIL, encoded by the coding sequence ATGTACATTGAAGTAACTGTCGATCTCCATCATTATAAAAAAGGTCGTTTTCTTGACCTCAGGCTATCAAACTACCATTCTGTCAAAAAACTTATTGAAATTGTGTGCCAAACAGAACAAATCCCAATTCCTCCTGATCAAACGCAGTGGGTTCGGTTAGCGAATAAGCACAAAGTTGTAGCTGCTAATGAGCGTTTAATTGATGCGGGGATTATGACAGGAGATCGCATTGAAATACTCTGA
- the essC gene encoding type VII secretion protein EssC, giving the protein MEQLWVFFRDTYQTSELDKQSLPITIGTSINHSFTIPSSHSDENVFSIKRKEQHYQLFKNDDEIMTVSLNKQSSFQLGSEEVTVIITSKAKRNVYYVGNLQEITLSKATSDIQMKRLADGVGLTLVRKKKHWTVTATSPTTVYQNGSLLHRKSPLQIGDMLFLPMMTLTLIAEDMIEITSPETFETSLPEATIASSEMKKKYPNYRRTQRMMYELPEDKIDLSFPTQESDRNNRSLWLIILPPLMMLIVMGLVALLIPRGIFILISVVMFATTLVTSTVQYFKDKSYQKKSKARKKRIYKRYLEDKRQELHELAQKQRKVLTFHYPSFERMKYLTEQVSDRLWERSLESPDFLQFRLGTGSVPASYKISVNSADMSTREMDELLEESQNLKQVYNELHHLPITANLFQGAIGLIGKEAVVKNELHQIIGQLAFFHSYHDVRFVFVFDEEEYASWEWMKWLPHFQMPGSFSKGFIYNEQTRDQLLSSIYEMIRERDLEEDKEKLRFAPHYVFIVSNHNLISDHVILEYLEKEHTHLGLSTIFVAEAKESLSDNIHTLIRYINKNEGDILIQEKKAAETSFELDQHKQSGNEQFSRMLRTLNHQRGITNSIPDKVSFLQMLNMEDIDELPISHNWVTNQSSKSLAAPVGLKGRQDIVELNLHEKAHGPHGLLAGTTGSGKSEFLQTYILSLAVHYHPHEVAFLLIDYKGGGMAQPFKQIPHLLGTITNIEGSENFSTRALASIKSELKKRQTIFDQYEVSHINDYTILYKNGVAAEPMPHLFLISDEFAELKTEEPEFIKELVSAARIGRSLGVHLILATQKPGGVIDNQIWSNARFRVALKVQNVEDSREILKNGDAASLTVTGRAYLQVGNNEVYDLFQSAYSRATYMEDTSDMEDEIALVTDLGLVPLSELSSSEESKKKKQSEIEVIVDKIVDVQQELGLRRLPSPWLPPLEKRLYRHDFESKKKKIAFALLDEPEKQAQSPYHYELIKDGNIGIFGSSGFGKTQTILTLLMSIASTNTPEEAQFYLLDFGNGGLLSIKNLPHTGDYFLIDEERKLNKLLKFIQEEFTKRKRLFQREEVSSITMYNRLNEKPLPLLFITIDNYDLVKEELMDFDPIFTQFARDGQSLGIYLIVSATRLNSIRQALMNNIKTKIVHYLLDNSEAYTVLGRIPFAPESIPGRAIMKKEKTHFGQIILPAKGEDDYEQLASLKEEVQMLQEKYLDTSKPEAIPMLPSDLTFQTFKTYIQASKPKNSYSIGLHEETVKPVSLSFTQTSHCLVLGQAQKGKTNIMRLLTQQALQHEGDHIAIFDSIDRGLFHLKDEEKTTYLETKEQIEEWLEQITSEFKSREMKYHESMNSGETLPEFSRVLLFIDGYGRFSQTLGSLLQDRMTALMKNYSHLGLSIVASGSSNELTKGYDPLTVELKQVRQIILLMKKSDQTLINLPFDRKEPDIKAGFAYYVQSENAQKIQIPLVQIERKVHA; this is encoded by the coding sequence ATGGAGCAATTATGGGTGTTCTTTCGAGATACGTATCAAACGAGTGAGCTTGATAAACAGTCTCTACCCATTACGATCGGAACAAGTATCAATCACTCTTTTACGATCCCTTCCTCTCATTCGGATGAAAACGTATTTTCAATAAAGCGTAAAGAACAACACTACCAATTGTTTAAAAATGATGATGAGATCATGACAGTGTCTCTAAATAAACAATCCTCTTTTCAATTAGGTTCTGAAGAAGTTACTGTCATAATAACTTCTAAAGCAAAGAGGAACGTTTATTATGTTGGTAACCTGCAAGAAATAACTCTTTCCAAGGCCACATCAGATATTCAAATGAAACGTCTAGCTGATGGCGTTGGTTTAACCCTCGTTCGCAAGAAGAAACATTGGACAGTTACTGCTACCAGTCCAACAACCGTGTACCAAAATGGTTCGCTTTTACATAGAAAATCACCGCTCCAAATCGGAGATATGCTTTTCCTACCGATGATGACACTGACACTAATTGCAGAAGATATGATTGAGATAACAAGCCCAGAAACATTTGAAACCTCTCTACCAGAAGCTACGATTGCGTCATCTGAGATGAAAAAGAAATACCCAAACTATCGTCGTACACAAAGGATGATGTATGAGTTACCTGAGGATAAAATCGATCTTTCCTTTCCTACGCAAGAGTCCGATCGAAACAATCGAAGCCTATGGCTTATTATCCTACCACCTTTAATGATGCTAATCGTAATGGGACTAGTGGCACTTCTTATTCCAAGGGGAATCTTTATCCTTATTTCTGTTGTGATGTTTGCGACAACGCTTGTTACATCAACAGTCCAATATTTCAAAGATAAAAGTTATCAAAAGAAATCAAAAGCACGTAAGAAAAGGATTTATAAAAGGTACCTTGAGGATAAACGACAAGAACTTCATGAATTGGCTCAAAAACAACGCAAAGTGCTAACGTTCCACTACCCCAGCTTTGAGCGAATGAAATACTTAACAGAGCAAGTTTCAGATCGTTTATGGGAACGTAGCCTTGAGAGCCCTGACTTCCTTCAATTTCGTTTGGGAACAGGATCGGTACCAGCAAGCTATAAGATTTCCGTCAATTCAGCTGACATGTCGACAAGAGAAATGGATGAGCTATTAGAAGAGTCACAGAACCTGAAGCAAGTTTACAATGAACTCCATCACCTCCCGATTACTGCAAACCTATTCCAGGGAGCAATCGGTCTAATTGGTAAAGAAGCGGTTGTGAAGAATGAGCTCCATCAAATCATTGGACAGCTCGCTTTCTTCCACAGCTATCACGACGTTCGATTTGTCTTCGTTTTTGATGAAGAAGAATATGCCAGTTGGGAATGGATGAAATGGTTACCTCATTTTCAAATGCCAGGTTCCTTTTCAAAAGGATTTATTTACAATGAACAAACACGAGATCAGCTCCTTTCTTCGATCTATGAAATGATTCGAGAACGTGACCTTGAAGAAGATAAAGAAAAGCTACGTTTCGCACCACACTATGTGTTTATTGTTTCGAATCACAACTTAATCTCAGACCATGTCATTTTAGAGTATTTAGAGAAAGAGCACACGCATCTAGGACTTTCAACGATTTTCGTTGCAGAAGCAAAGGAGAGTCTATCCGATAATATCCATACGCTTATTCGCTACATTAACAAAAACGAAGGAGATATTCTCATTCAAGAGAAAAAAGCTGCCGAAACCTCATTCGAACTTGATCAACACAAACAAAGCGGTAATGAACAGTTCTCTCGAATGCTCCGCACACTTAATCACCAACGTGGCATTACGAATTCGATTCCTGACAAAGTATCCTTCTTGCAGATGCTGAACATGGAAGATATTGATGAACTACCGATATCTCATAACTGGGTAACGAATCAATCGTCTAAGTCCCTTGCAGCACCTGTAGGACTGAAAGGACGACAGGACATTGTTGAGTTGAACCTTCATGAGAAAGCTCACGGACCCCACGGATTACTAGCTGGTACAACTGGATCCGGGAAGAGTGAATTTTTGCAAACGTATATTCTTTCACTCGCCGTTCACTACCATCCACATGAAGTGGCATTTCTATTAATTGACTATAAAGGTGGTGGAATGGCTCAGCCATTTAAACAAATTCCTCACCTACTTGGAACGATTACAAATATCGAGGGTAGTGAAAATTTCAGTACGCGTGCACTTGCTTCCATTAAAAGCGAATTAAAGAAACGACAAACCATCTTTGATCAGTATGAAGTGAGTCACATAAACGACTATACGATTCTTTATAAAAATGGAGTAGCAGCTGAACCAATGCCCCATCTCTTTTTAATTTCGGATGAATTTGCTGAGTTAAAAACGGAAGAACCAGAGTTCATTAAAGAACTTGTCAGCGCTGCAAGAATTGGTCGAAGTCTAGGTGTGCACCTCATACTTGCCACGCAAAAACCTGGTGGCGTCATTGATAATCAAATTTGGAGTAACGCTCGCTTCCGCGTCGCTCTAAAAGTACAAAATGTAGAGGATAGCCGTGAAATTTTAAAGAACGGTGATGCTGCATCACTAACCGTAACTGGGCGCGCCTACTTACAGGTTGGGAATAACGAAGTATACGACTTATTCCAATCAGCCTATAGCCGCGCGACTTATATGGAAGATACTTCGGATATGGAAGATGAAATCGCTCTTGTGACTGACCTCGGTCTCGTTCCACTATCAGAGCTTTCCTCTTCAGAAGAAAGCAAGAAAAAGAAGCAAAGTGAAATCGAAGTAATCGTAGATAAAATTGTTGATGTCCAGCAGGAACTTGGCCTGAGAAGATTACCAAGCCCATGGCTACCACCACTCGAGAAACGATTATATCGCCATGATTTTGAATCCAAAAAGAAAAAAATAGCGTTTGCCTTGCTGGATGAACCTGAAAAACAAGCCCAATCTCCATATCATTATGAATTAATAAAAGATGGAAATATTGGCATATTTGGCTCATCAGGATTCGGGAAGACGCAAACCATTCTAACGTTACTTATGAGTATCGCATCAACAAACACGCCAGAAGAGGCGCAATTCTATCTACTCGATTTCGGTAACGGGGGCTTATTATCGATTAAGAATTTACCCCATACGGGAGATTATTTTTTAATTGATGAGGAACGTAAATTAAATAAATTATTGAAATTTATTCAGGAGGAATTCACGAAACGTAAACGACTTTTTCAGCGTGAAGAAGTGAGCTCTATTACGATGTACAATCGGTTAAATGAAAAACCTCTTCCCCTTCTCTTTATTACAATCGATAACTATGATCTTGTAAAAGAGGAGCTGATGGATTTTGATCCGATCTTCACTCAGTTTGCGCGAGATGGACAGTCGCTGGGAATTTATTTAATTGTCAGCGCCACCCGTTTAAATTCCATTCGACAAGCTCTTATGAATAACATTAAAACAAAGATCGTTCATTATTTACTCGATAATTCTGAAGCTTACACCGTTCTTGGAAGAATCCCTTTTGCACCAGAATCCATCCCAGGTAGGGCCATTATGAAAAAGGAGAAAACACACTTCGGTCAAATCATCCTACCAGCTAAAGGAGAAGATGATTACGAACAGCTAGCTTCATTGAAGGAAGAAGTTCAAATGCTCCAAGAGAAATACCTTGATACGAGCAAACCTGAAGCAATTCCAATGCTACCGAGTGATCTTACTTTTCAAACATTTAAGACGTACATTCAAGCTTCCAAACCAAAAAATTCTTACTCCATTGGACTGCATGAAGAAACAGTGAAGCCCGTATCCCTTTCCTTTACGCAGACATCCCATTGTCTTGTACTAGGACAGGCTCAAAAAGGTAAAACCAATATTATGCGTCTTCTTACCCAGCAAGCGTTACAGCATGAAGGAGACCATATTGCCATATTTGATTCAATCGATCGCGGATTATTTCATTTAAAAGATGAGGAAAAGACAACTTATTTAGAAACAAAAGAACAAATCGAAGAATGGCTTGAACAAATCACATCGGAATTCAAGTCACGTGAGATGAAGTACCACGAAAGTATGAACAGTGGTGAGACGCTTCCTGAATTCTCTAGAGTACTCCTCTTTATCGATGGATATGGACGATTTTCTCAAACGCTCGGAAGTCTGCTACAGGATCGAATGACCGCACTAATGAAAAACTATAGCCACCTTGGCTTAAGTATAGTTGCATCTGGCAGCAGTAATGAGCTAACGAAAGGCTATGACCCGCTAACAGTTGAATTGAAGCAAGTTCGTCAAATCATCTTATTAATGAAGAAATCCGATCAAACGCTCATTAATCTGCCTTTTGACAGGAAAGAACCCGATATTAAAGCCGGATTTGCTTATTATGTGCAAAGTGAAAACGCGCAAAAAATCCAGATTCCACTTGTTCAAATAGAAAGGAAGGTACATGCGTGA
- a CDS encoding pirin-like C-terminal cupin domain-containing protein, with translation MTLSNQLFQRSVNDHWYVSYEEGQFPAIQKGWVLPPDRSADFDPFILMAEDWFKRGTFSDHPHRGFQTITYVIDGRLEHIDNNGAREILEPGDVQYMNAGGGARHAEEGVEDDIAHTLQLWLNLPKDLKYSTSSYQNVYGEDAPLVNVEGGNVKIYSGNLLGEEGPLRSLVPITLAEITLEEGASYTHQLPEDHNAFLYVLSGEVDLGAEKVNLKKHGAATLTYEKEGNANNSSQLTITSKSRRTRILVYSGAPIKEDIVQYGPFVMNSMEEIKEAYRDFHNGKFGPPAV, from the coding sequence TTGACTTTATCCAATCAACTTTTCCAAAGAAGTGTAAATGATCACTGGTATGTGTCATATGAAGAAGGTCAATTTCCTGCTATTCAGAAAGGTTGGGTACTCCCTCCTGATCGATCGGCTGATTTTGATCCGTTTATTCTGATGGCAGAGGATTGGTTTAAAAGAGGGACTTTTTCTGATCATCCGCATCGTGGTTTTCAAACGATTACGTATGTCATTGATGGGAGGTTGGAGCACATTGATAATAACGGGGCTCGAGAAATTCTTGAACCTGGTGATGTTCAGTATATGAATGCTGGAGGTGGAGCAAGACATGCAGAAGAAGGCGTAGAGGATGATATAGCTCACACGCTTCAGCTGTGGTTGAATTTACCTAAGGATTTAAAGTACTCCACATCAAGTTATCAAAATGTGTATGGGGAAGATGCGCCATTAGTGAATGTAGAGGGCGGAAATGTAAAGATTTATTCAGGTAATCTCTTGGGTGAAGAAGGACCGCTTCGCTCATTAGTGCCAATTACGTTAGCGGAGATAACCCTTGAAGAAGGAGCATCATACACGCATCAACTTCCTGAAGATCATAATGCTTTTCTTTACGTTCTATCCGGTGAAGTAGACTTAGGAGCAGAGAAGGTGAATCTGAAAAAACATGGAGCTGCTACGTTAACTTATGAAAAAGAAGGAAATGCAAATAATTCAAGTCAACTGACAATCACCTCAAAAAGTCGGCGTACTAGAATTTTAGTCTATTCTGGTGCACCAATTAAAGAAGATATTGTTCAATATGGACCATTTGTCATGAATTCAATGGAAGAGATTAAAGAGGCATACCGTGATTTTCATAATGGGAAGTTTGGGCCTCCTGCTGTTTAA
- a CDS encoding MarR family transcriptional regulator, producing MKLSFQEYISIQIHKTDLNLTSFIKQKLEGFNLAPEQNLIMLLLWEKDGLTQNQIAQKLGKDKTNIARMATNLEKKGFIKRVTPSNDRRSLELYLTSAGKELGETVLPISEEFDEIVCKGLSIEELREFERILSKINENVQTSR from the coding sequence GTGAAGTTATCATTCCAAGAATATATTAGTATTCAAATTCATAAAACGGATCTTAATCTAACTAGTTTTATTAAACAAAAGCTAGAAGGGTTTAACTTAGCACCTGAGCAAAATTTAATTATGTTGCTTCTATGGGAAAAGGACGGCTTAACTCAAAATCAAATAGCTCAAAAACTCGGTAAGGATAAAACGAATATCGCAAGGATGGCAACAAACCTTGAGAAAAAGGGATTTATCAAACGAGTCACCCCTTCCAACGACCGCCGTTCCCTAGAGCTTTACCTTACTTCTGCCGGTAAAGAGCTTGGAGAAACAGTCCTTCCCATTTCAGAGGAGTTCGATGAAATTGTATGCAAAGGACTATCAATTGAAGAACTCCGAGAATTTGAAAGAATTCTTTCAAAAATCAATGAGAATGTTCAAACATCCAGATAA
- a CDS encoding WXG100 family type VII secretion target, producing the protein MAGQIRVTPEELESMSHRYSAESDKVGEQVNSLNDIMGQLKAMWEGESSRAFEEQYEALKPSFYQMQQLLEEVSTQLKSTARSLDEADNQIANQIRG; encoded by the coding sequence ATGGCAGGTCAAATTCGCGTAACACCAGAAGAACTAGAAAGTATGTCTCACCGTTATTCAGCTGAATCTGACAAAGTTGGAGAACAAGTGAATAGCTTGAATGACATCATGGGCCAACTCAAAGCTATGTGGGAAGGTGAATCGAGCCGTGCTTTCGAAGAGCAATACGAAGCGCTTAAACCTTCATTTTATCAAATGCAACAATTATTAGAAGAAGTGTCTACACAGCTGAAGAGCACAGCTAGATCCCTTGATGAAGCTGATAATCAAATTGCTAACCAAATTCGCGGATAA
- a CDS encoding spore coat protein, which produces MRDVWVRRVHGGKPVNTITNNTTVNRKWSALDASSCHPSSTEKTIEQEAKETSKTVQYSEESITIVDSCDINITSTDLQAAISLQVALQVAIGLVLSISLADNEQADQIAQDLFQKISIKQINRQHTFIENSRNVTISTTDADLTINIQVLLQVLVALLVRLDIL; this is translated from the coding sequence ATGAGAGACGTTTGGGTACGCCGTGTTCACGGTGGAAAGCCGGTTAATACGATTACTAATAATACGACAGTTAATAGAAAATGGAGCGCACTTGATGCTTCTTCTTGTCATCCATCTTCCACAGAAAAAACAATTGAGCAGGAAGCAAAGGAAACTTCTAAAACAGTTCAGTATTCAGAGGAGTCAATTACAATCGTTGATTCATGTGATATTAATATTACTTCAACAGACTTACAAGCTGCTATTTCACTTCAAGTTGCTCTTCAAGTCGCAATTGGTTTAGTGTTAAGCATCTCACTTGCAGATAACGAGCAAGCTGACCAAATTGCTCAAGACCTGTTTCAAAAAATTTCAATAAAACAAATTAATCGTCAACACACGTTTATTGAAAATTCAAGGAATGTCACTATTTCTACGACAGACGCTGATCTAACAATTAACATTCAAGTATTGCTTCAAGTATTAGTTGCCTTGCTAGTAAGACTGGATATTCTATAA